A portion of the Lysinibacillus timonensis genome contains these proteins:
- a CDS encoding Parvovirus coat protein VP1-like protein, protein MNRHRKRPILGFCYPGYRYCGPGCSGPGAPTNPVDACCKQHDECYRIYGRSYYCDELFHYCLAPYAQTRTKMGRDAALFSKAIRLRNFFF, encoded by the coding sequence ATGAACAGACATAGAAAAAGACCTATACTAGGTTTTTGCTATCCAGGTTATCGTTATTGTGGTCCTGGTTGCTCTGGACCAGGTGCTCCTACGAATCCCGTTGATGCTTGTTGTAAGCAACATGACGAATGCTATAGAATTTATGGCCGCTCCTATTACTGTGATGAACTATTCCATTACTGTTTAGCCCCCTATGCTCAAACTCGTACCAAAATGGGAAGAGACGCAGCCTTGTTTTCAAAAGCAATAAGATTACGTAATTTTTTCTTTTAA
- the infC gene encoding translation initiation factor IF-3 encodes MYVNEGIRARELRLIDHNGDQLGVKSRNEALEIAARVNLDLVLVAPQAKPPVARIMDYGKFKFEQQKKDREVRKNQKIINIKEVRLSPTIDEHDFQTKLRNAIKFLEKGDKVKCSLRFKGRAITHKEIGQRVLDRFAEACAEVATVEQKPKMEGRSMFLVLQPKNEKK; translated from the coding sequence ATGTATGTAAACGAAGGTATTCGTGCGCGTGAACTTCGTCTAATCGATCATAATGGTGATCAGCTAGGAGTTAAATCTCGAAACGAAGCGTTAGAAATTGCCGCTCGTGTAAACTTGGATCTTGTCCTTGTGGCCCCTCAAGCTAAGCCACCAGTCGCACGTATTATGGACTATGGTAAGTTTAAGTTTGAACAGCAAAAGAAAGATCGTGAAGTTCGTAAAAATCAAAAAATCATTAATATTAAGGAAGTTCGTTTAAGTCCAACAATTGATGAACATGATTTTCAAACGAAACTACGTAATGCAATCAAATTCCTAGAAAAAGGCGATAAAGTGAAATGTTCGCTTCGTTTCAAAGGACGTGCCATTACACATAAAGAGATTGGTCAACGTGTACTAGATCGCTTTGCTGAAGCTTGTGCCGAAGTTGCAACGGTTGAACAAAAACCGAAGATGGAAGGCCGCAGCATGTTCTTAGTTCTTCAACCAAAGAACGAGAAAAAGTAA
- a CDS encoding S-layer homology domain-containing protein, whose translation MYKKILASFVCVVGLSIATGASAATVSEEELNDSFAMANSIKIGDTITGELTKLESDIDEDFYMINVPQDGKLTIKASMLQHLKDHTGHEALQLQLFASSGDGITLYELESGSDTFPFYLAKGTYYLRVFSNDQPMKYSLATSFVSGDSYENESNNTQATAKPLIPNSKYTGTLNDGGYDNTFQDVDYYKFEMSEDGLFELEYTPSTRIANHFVIEKANGGEIHHPNSNANNWTEPVNIRLNLEKGVYYLKIEDNTSGYNVREYSIEAKFPTNKFNPVEAFKDVPPSHPYYEQISFMKQRSIISGYEDNTFKPGNSIARMHVATILKNAGVELTPIRPATTFKDVPKSHPYYDSIQALYRAGIVDGSNGYFNPDQSLTRSQLAVILVKAFDLKQQSGSSKPFTDVIEGDWYFESVKILASNNITKGSNGKFNPYQHVTRQQFAVFLYEILK comes from the coding sequence ATGTATAAAAAAATACTTGCCTCGTTTGTATGTGTAGTAGGACTAAGTATCGCCACAGGAGCATCTGCTGCGACAGTTTCAGAAGAGGAACTTAACGACTCATTTGCAATGGCAAATTCTATTAAAATAGGTGATACCATTACAGGAGAATTAACAAAATTAGAATCAGATATCGATGAAGACTTTTATATGATTAATGTTCCACAGGATGGAAAACTTACTATTAAAGCATCCATGCTTCAACACTTAAAGGATCATACAGGTCACGAAGCATTGCAACTTCAATTATTTGCTTCTTCGGGAGATGGAATTACTCTTTATGAATTAGAATCTGGTTCAGATACATTCCCATTTTACTTAGCGAAAGGTACTTATTATTTACGTGTCTTTTCTAATGATCAGCCAATGAAATATTCATTAGCAACATCATTTGTAAGCGGAGATTCTTATGAAAACGAATCTAATAATACTCAAGCTACAGCTAAACCATTAATTCCTAATTCAAAGTATACGGGAACACTTAATGACGGCGGTTATGACAACACTTTTCAAGATGTAGACTACTATAAATTTGAAATGTCAGAAGATGGACTCTTTGAATTAGAGTATACACCAAGCACTCGAATTGCTAACCATTTTGTCATTGAAAAAGCAAATGGCGGGGAAATTCATCATCCAAATTCTAATGCCAATAATTGGACGGAACCAGTCAATATTCGTTTAAACCTTGAAAAAGGTGTTTACTATTTAAAAATCGAAGATAACACTAGCGGTTATAATGTTAGAGAATATTCTATTGAAGCTAAATTCCCTACGAACAAATTTAATCCTGTAGAGGCTTTTAAAGATGTTCCTCCGTCTCATCCTTATTATGAACAAATTTCATTTATGAAACAACGCAGTATCATTTCAGGATATGAAGATAATACATTCAAACCGGGAAATTCTATTGCGCGTATGCACGTTGCAACTATATTAAAAAATGCAGGGGTTGAATTAACTCCAATACGACCTGCTACGACTTTTAAAGACGTTCCTAAGTCTCATCCTTATTATGATAGTATCCAAGCTTTATATCGTGCAGGTATTGTAGATGGAAGTAACGGATATTTCAATCCGGATCAATCTTTAACACGTTCACAACTTGCTGTCATTCTTGTAAAAGCATTCGACCTAAAACAGCAATCGGGTTCGAGCAAACCATTTACCGATGTAATTGAAGGTGATTGGTACTTTGAAAGTG
- the rpmI gene encoding 50S ribosomal protein L35: MPKMKTHRGAAKRFKKTGKGKLKFDRAYGSHLFANKSTKQKRHLRKGKVMTSGDFKRIRSLLTYMK; encoded by the coding sequence ATGCCAAAAATGAAAACTCACCGTGGCGCTGCGAAGCGTTTCAAAAAAACGGGCAAAGGAAAATTAAAATTTGACCGTGCTTACGGAAGCCACTTATTCGCTAACAAATCTACAAAACAAAAACGTCACCTACGTAAAGGAAAAGTAATGACTTCTGGTGACTTCAAACGTATTAGATCTTTATTAACTTACATGAAATAA